The genome window CTGTGCGCCATTTATATAAATGTTTTTAATAACGATGTTTTTAAACTGAGGCGTTTTTTCATCAACAGGAATGGCTGTAGTTACGGTGTTTGTTTCTCCTTCGGCTAGTTTTTCGGCAATCGATTTTCCGCCATAATATAAGTCGAATGAAATGGCCTGTGATGGAATACTATTCATATATATATCCGAAATAAAGATGTTTTCTACCACACCGCCGCGTCCGCGGTTACTTTTAAAACGCAGACCAACATCTGTTCCCATAAAAGTACAGTTGGAAACATGCATGTTTTTTACACCACCGGACATTTCGCTTCCTACGGTTACACCGCCATGTCCATGATACACAATGTTGTTTCTGATAATGATGTTTTCGCAGGGAACACCACGATCGCGTCCGTCTTTGTCTTTCCCGGATTTAATGCAGATCGCATCGTCACCAACATCAAAACTGGAATTTTCTACTAATACATTTTTGCAGGATTCTACGTCCAGGCCGTCCCCGTTTTGAGAATACCAAGGGTTACGTACTGTTGTGTTGCGGATAATTAAATCTTCGACCATCAAGGGATGGATGTTCCAGGCTGGTGAATTTTGAAAAACAGGTCCGTCAAATAAAACACGTTTACTGTTTTGAATGCTGACCATTACCGGACGAAGAAAATCGCGGATTTCTTCAAACTGTTCTTTGGTTTTTAAATCAGCGCGTACATTTTGATCAGCGTTTTGGTTTCCTTTTACATATTGCTCAGATGGATACCAGCTTGTTTTTTTATCGTTTAAAACGCCGCCGGACTTTACAAAATCATTCCATTGGCTTTCGGTCAATTTGCCTTTTTTTACCATTCTCCACACTTCGCCCGAACCGTCATAAACACCGTTTCCTGTAAAAGCTACGTTTTCAAGGTTTTTGCCGTAAATAGGAGAGATACAGCGCCAGGTATTTAATCCTTCAAAACTGGTTTCAATAATTGGATACAGATTTTTATCAGTCGAAAATTTAATCAGTGCTCCTCTTTGTGCATGCAGTTCGATATTGCTTTTTAGAATAATTGGACCAGTAAGCCACATTCCCGGAGGAATGATTACTTTTCCTCCTCCTTTTTTGGAAACAGCGTCAATAGCATCTGCAAAAGCTTTGGTACATAAAACGGTTCCGCCGTTTACAGCTCCAAAATCTGCAATGTTTACAGTATTATTTGGAATTTTTGGCTCGTTTATTTTGTTCATTTTAAATTCAATGCCGCTATAAGAATCTTTTGACGAACCATTATTTTGTGCCTGAATATTTATGGGGCAATTTGAGAATGTGACTGCAAATGCAAGAAATAATAATTGATTTAATTTAAATTTCATTGTTTTGTAAAGTGTTGCTGTTTTAAGTTTTAAATGGATCTTCTGTCGATGAAATTAAACGGAACTTTTACCTGTCCGATTTCTTTGTTTAAAATCATCTGCGCTGCAGTTTCCCCCATTATTTTAAAATCTGTTGATATTACAGTAATGCCCAATAGTTCTTTCAGTGGTGTATCGTTATAAGAGATAACGCCAATGTGTTTGCCTAGTTTCATTTGGTTGTCTCTGATCTGTTTCACCAGATTTACCAGATCTGATTCTTCGATGGTGATGAATAAATCTCCTTTTTTAAGAATAATGTCATCATATATTTCATCTAAAATCTCATAATTGATTTCGAATTCGACGCAGAATTTCTTGAAACCATGCAGGATTCTTCTAGGGTATGGATAGACAGCTTTCTCCGGATATACTAAAATTATCCGGGTATAGTTTTTTATTTTGTCTAAACCTTCTTTCAGTGCATTGTAAATATCATTTTCAAAATCCTGATAAATTTTAATAACATCATTGTTAATTCCCAACTTGATATTATCCATAATAATCAGTTTTTCCTTAGGAATTTTATTAATCGCGTTAATAACCGCATCAGTATAACTGCTGTGTTTTAATTTGTCAGTTTTAAAATGAGTAGTAATTATGTAGTAATCATATGCACCTTCGTATTTGTCAAGGAGATTCAGAAACAGTGTTTCATCACAGTGATAAATCTGAAGATCGGTGTGGGCATTGGCTCCAATGGCGTCAATAAAAGAATTATAAGTTGCCATTTTATAGGAACTTAATTTATTATAGACAAACAGCACATTTACTTTCGAAACCAGTTTGGTCTGTGTAATATAATATCCTTTTCCCCGGATTGAAGTAATGATTTTTCGTTCTTTTAAAATGTTATATGCCTTTTCAACAGTATCTCTAGACATATAAAACTCTTCACTAAAACTATTAATCGATGGAATTTTTTGATTTATTTTTAAACTTCCATTGCCAATATTAGTTAAAATTGAATCAACAATCTGCTTGTATTTTGGTACGCGCGAGTCCTCGTCAATGTTAATAATCTTTATCATAGCTTTCGCTTTTAGATGTTTTTTCTCCAAAAATATATAAAGAAAACGAAACTTTAAATTTGTTTTTTATCCCGTCAGCCAATGGCTAAAAATGGTATTTATGGATTTATCTGAATAATCGATTTGTTTTAAAAATATGCAGCAAACTAAATTAAATGTATTGTCTTATCAGCATAAAATCAAACATGTAATCGATTGCACAAATATAAACCTTAAAATTAGTATTTCGTAATAATTACGAATAAAATTTTAATGATTATTTAAAATTAACACTTAAAAATTTAAAGTAAAATAAAATAAGGTTAAAATATCATTATTAGTGTTGAAGCCCTTTTTTTTGGGAGTATTTTATTTTGAATGAGAGGTTTAAAATACCCTTAACACTTTTTTAAAATAAAAACTTATTGAATGATGATAAAAAATGATTCAGATTAAAGGATAGTACAGGATAGTTATCTTTTTTCTATTCTATTATTTTACAATCCTAAACTATAACCAATTAACCAAAAAACAATTTAATAAATGGAATCAATACTCGGAATTCTTTTTCATTCTATCGGCGGATTTTCATCGGGCAGTTTCTATATGCCTTTCAAAAAAGTTAAAGGCTGGGCTTGGGAAAGCTATTGGCTGATAGGTGGTTTTTTTTCTTGGTTAATTGTTCCGCCGATTGCGGCTTATCTGACCATACCTAATTTTGCTGAAATTATTAGTGTGGCTTCACCTTCTATAAAAGCGCTTGCTTTTTCGATGGGACTGATTTGGGGAATTGGAGGACTTACATATGGTCTTGGTGTCCGTTACTTGGGAATGTCATTAGGGAATTCAATAGTATTGGGTTTTTGTTCTGCTTTTGGAGCATTAGTTCCGTCAATCTATTATAATTTTTATCCATCAGAAGGGAAAGTTTCTTTTACAGAAATGCTTGCCAGCTCTGGAGGTAAATTGGTTTTGCTTGGAGTTTTGGTCTGTTTGATTGGAATTGCGATTTCTGGAAAAGCTGGAATGCTTAAAGAGAAAGATTTTGCAGTAGGACATGAGGATAAAGACAGGGATTTTAGTTTAGTAAAGGGTTTGATTATTGCAGTGATTTCTGGAATATTAAGCTCTTTTTTCAATTTTGGAATAGAAGTAGGGAAACCTCTTGCTGAAGCAGCTGTGGTTAGCGGCTGTAATCCTTTGTTCCAAAACAATGTAACTTATATCGTTGTGCTTTGGGGCGGATTGACTACAAACTTTATTTGGTGTATCTATCTTAATTTTAAAAACAAAACTTTTGGTGATTACACTAATACGGCAGCTCCAATAAGTAAGAACGTTATGTTTTCGGCTTTGGCAGGAACGATGTGGTTTTTGCAGTTCTTCTTTTATGGTATGGGTGAAAGCAAATTAGGAAACGGAGCAAGTTCTTGGATTCTGCACATGGCAACAATTATTTTGACTGCTAACTTCTGGGGATTTTATTTAAAAGAATGGTCTGGAGTTTCCAAAAAAACATTTAATACTTTCTTATTAGGAATTGGATTGATTATGCTTTCGATTGTATTAGTAGGAATTGGCAATTCACTATAATAACACACAATAACAAAATTTAAAAAACACATATAATGTCAAATATAAATACTGGGAATATGACTTTTAAGCACGTAAGTTATCTTTGGGATGAGGCTAAAGCACAAGAATTAGCTGGGGATGAAGTAGCGCTTTTTATTTATCGCTCTAATATATTAGGGGCTGATTTAAGATTAACAAATTATGGAGGTGGAAACACTTCAGTTAAAATTACTGATAAAGATCCTTTAACGGGTGAAGCATCTGAAGTAATGTGGATTAAAGGTTCGGGCGGCGACATCGGGACATTGACAAAATCAGGCTGTGCGGCTTTATATTTAGAAAGACTTCGTAATCTTGAAAACGTATACAGAGGAATAGAATTTGAAGATGAAATGGTGGAATTATTCAACCACTGTATTTTTGATTTAGCTTCAAAAGCTCCTTCGATTGATACGCCTTTGCACGGATTTTTGCCATTTAAACATATTGACCACTTACATCCGGACGCGGCTATTGCGATTGCAGCAGCAAAAGACGGAAAACAAATTACCGAAGAATTATTCAACGGAGAAATTGGCTGGGTAGGATGGCAGCGTCCTGGCTTTGATCTAGGACTGCAAATGCGCGCATGCCTAGAGGAAGCTGAAGCCCGCGGTAAAAAATTAAAAGGGGTAATGTTAGGATCTCACGGTTTGTTTACCTGGGGAGATACATCTTATGAGAGTTATATAAATACACTTGAGGTAATTGAAAAATGTGCCGAGTATTTAGAAAGCAATTATGGAAAAAAACGTCCTGTTTTCGGAGGTCAGAAATTAGAGAGTTTGAATCCGGACGCACGTCAGCTGCAGGCTGCGAAAGTAGCTCCGATTTTAAGAGGTTTCTGTTCATCTGAAAGAAAAATGATTGGTCATTATACAGATGATGCAAGAGTTTTAGAGTTCATTAATTCTAATGATTTAGAGAAATTGGCTCCTCTGGGGACTTCATGTCCGGATCACTTTTTGAGAACAAAAATCAGTCCTTTGGTTTTAGAATTAGATCCAAATGAAGATTTATCTGATTTGAATGCCATCAAAGCTAAATTAACTCCAGCTTTTGAGGCGTACAGAAAAATGTATGCTGCTTATTACGATACTTGTAAAAAATCGAATTCACCTGCAATGCGTGATCCAAATCCAGTGGTAATTTTATACCCAGGAGTAGGTATGTTCACTTTTGCAAAAGATAAAACGATGGCTCGTTTGGCATCTGAATATTATATCAACGCTGTAAATGTAATGAAAGGTGCTGAAGCAGTTTCTGAATACACTTCATTACCGCGCCAGGAAGCTTTTGACATTGAATACTGGCTGTTGGAAGAAGCTAAATTACAGCGTATGCCAAAACCAAAAGCATTGTCTGGAAGAGTAGCACTTGTTACTGGTTCAGGAGGCGGAATTGGTAAAGCTATCGCTAAAAAATTCGCCGAAGAAGGTGCATGTGTTATCCTTAATGATATTGATGAAGAGCGTTTAGCAGGTGCTAAGGCTGAATTTGTTAAAATGTTTGGAAAAGATGCAGTATCCAGTACTCTTTTAAATGTAACAAATGAAGCAAGTGCCGAAAAAGCGTATGATGCATCAGCATTGGCTTTTGGAGGTGTTGATATTGTTGTAAATAATGCAGGTATCAGTATTTCAAAATCTATTGCAGAACATTCTCTTGAAGAATGGGACAGATTGTATGATATTTTGGTGAAAGGACAATTCATTGTTTCAAAAGCTGGAATTGAAGTAATGCGTAAACAAGGTTTTGGCGGTGATATCGTAAACATTGTATCTAAAAATGCTGTAGTTGCAGGACCAAATAATCCTGGATATGGCTCAGCCAAAGCGGCTCAGGCACATTTAACACGTTTGATGTCTGCTGAATTAGGAGCTGATAAAATCCGTGTAAATACTGTAAATCCAGATGCTGTAATCTCTGATTCAAACATTTGGTCAGGAGGCTGGGCAGAAGGCCGTGCGAAAGCATACGGTGTTACGGTTGCAGAATTGCCGGCATATTATGCAAAACGTACTTTATTAAACGAAATTATACTGCCAGATGATATTGCTAATGCTTGTTTTGCATTTGTTGGAGGTTTGTTGAGTAAATCAACAGGAAATGCTCTGAATGTAGACGGAGGAGTAGCAATGGGCTTTTATAGATAATATTGATTTGGTTGGTTTATTGGTTTAACCAGAAGTAGCTAACGTTTGATGGTTTCAAACGTTAGTTTACTTTAAAATCACGTAAATTGCAAACTCTAATAATACAAACAAGATTATGTTAATAGAATCAAACAAAATAGCTTCACATAATGACGATTTATTAAAAAGTCATTCCAATAAATTAATTTTTACCGTTTCTGAAATAGCAGACAGCGAGGCAATTATTCAAAAATTAATTGATTTTCAAATTGCAATTCCATCTTGGGCACTAGGAACAGGAGGTACTCGTTTTGGACGTTTTGCCGGAGGAGGAGAGCCGCGCTCATTAGAAGAAAAAATAGAAGATGTAGGTTTGCTTCATGCACTTAATAATGCTTCGGGAGCTATCTCGCTGCATATTCCGTGGGATATTCCGCAAGATCATAAAGCCATAAAAAGCTTAGCGGCACAGCATAACTTATTGTTTGATGCGGTGAATTCCAACACTTTTCAAGATCAGGCTAATTCTGAATATTCATACAGATATGGTTCGTTGCAAAATGTAAATAAAGCGGTACGTAAACAAGCCGTAGATCATAACATCGAAGTTATCAAACAAGGTATTGAATTAGGATCTGAATCATTGACTGTTTGGTTAGCAGACGGATCTAATTTTCCAGGTCAATTAAATTTCAGAAAAGCTTACGAAAATACTTTAGAAAGTTTGCAGGAAATTTATGCAGCTCTTCCATCAAACTGGAAACTGTTTTTAGAATACAAATGTGCGGAGCCTAATTTCTATTCTACTACTGTTGCCGATTGGGGACAGTCGTATTCGTATGTAAAAAAATTAGGGGACAAAGCAAAAACATTAGTTGATTTAGGACATCATCTGCCAAATGCAAATATTGAACAGATTGTTTCTTTACTGCTGATGGAAGATAAATTGGGTGGATTCCACTTCAATGATTCAAAATATGGCGATGACGATTTAACAGCTGGAGCTTTGAAACCATACCAATTATTCTTGATTTTTAACGAATTGGTTGAAGGTATGGATGCAAGAGGAATGAATCACGCCAAAGATTTAGGCTGGATGATAGATGCTTCACACAATATCAAAGATCCTTTGGAAGATTTATTGCAGTCTGTTGAAGCGATTATGATTGCTTATGCGCAAGCACTTTCGGTAGACAGAAAAGCATTAGAAATTGCACAAGCAGAAAATGACGTAGTAAAAGCTCAGGAAATTTTGCAGAATGCTTTCCGCACAGACGTTCGCGCATTAGTTGCTGAAGCTCGTTTGCGCAATGGAGCAGCATTAAATCCTGTTGCATTGTACCGTAATCTGAATGTAAGAAAAGAACTTATTGGTGAAAGAGGACTTAAAACAATGGCTACAGGCTTATAAGTTATGATGATTAAGGTAAATGCAGTATTTGATATTGGGAAAACGAATAAAAAGTTTTTTCTTTTTGACGACGACTATAATGAAGTATATCGCGATTACGTAAATCTTCCGCTTACAGTAGATGAAGACGGTTTTGAAACCGAAGATTTAGCAGCATTGAAACGTTGGATAAAAGATACTTTTGATTCTGTTTTAGAGTCCGCAGAATTTGATGTCAGAACGTTGAATTTTTCGTCTTATGGCGCAAGTTTGGTTCATCTGGATTATAAAGGAAAACCGCTAACGCCGCTTTATAATTACATAAAAGAGCTTCCAGAGGAAATTCTGGAGGATTTTTACAGCAAATATGGAGATGCTCTTACATTTGGTGCCGAAACTGCTTCGCCGCCACAATCAGGATTGTTGAACTCTGGTATGCAGCTTTACTGGATCAAAAAAACCAAGCCTGAAATATTTGCTCAGATAAAATGCAGCCTGCATCTGCCACAATATCTGTCTTATTTATTTACAGGAATTCCTGTGAGTGAATATACCAGTATTGGATGCCATACTAATTTATGGAATTATGAGCACGAAGAGTATCATAAATGGGTTCATGATGAGGGTATTGATAAAATACTGCCTCCAATTGTTCCAACTTCTGCCAGTATTAATACGATATATAAAAATAAAAAAATAAAAATTGGAGTGGGGATTCATGACAGTTCCTCTGCCTTGTTGCCTTATGTTTTAAGTAAAAAGAAACCATTTTTACTGCTTTCAACAGGTACCTGGAGCATTGCGCTGAATCCGTTTAATTCCGAAAATTTAAATAAAGAAGATATCTCAAACAATTGTTTGAATTATCTGCGTATTGACGGTAAAAGAGTTAAAGCTTCCCGTTTTTTTATGGGTAATGAATACCGACTGCAGGTTGAAAAACTTTGCGAATACTATAAAAAGGAGTATGGCTATCACCGCGAAGTAAAATTCGACCAGAATATTTATTTGAATTTAATTGAAAAACCAGCAGTTTACTTTAAATTTGAGGGGATTTCTCTGCAGCGTCTGCCACAAAAAACAGAATTGAATTTATTCGATACTTTTGAAGAGGCTTATCATCAGTTAATGATTGAGTTAATGGAACTGCAGGTAGATACTATCAATAAAGCTATTGGAAACAGTAAAATTAAAAAGATATTTATTGACGGCGGATTTACTGATAATGATGTTTTTATGAAATTGATGTCACATCATTTCAGTTCATTTAAAGTTTTATCTACACACTCGCCATTAGGTTCCGCTTTAGGAGCAGCAATGGTTATTTCAGAAAAACAAATTACATCCCAGTTTCTTAAAGAAAATTACAGGATGAAAAAATTGGTTCCTTTATTATTTTAATATCGGAACCAATAAAATTTTAATCTCTATGAGATGAATATTGAGAATATCGTGATGCGTTATTCTTAAAAATAATATTTCCATATGAAATGTGCAGAACAGAAAATTGATCTGAAACACCAATGAAGTTATGCGAATTACATATGACCAATAAAAAAATAAATATCTCCATATGAGAATTGGACTTTTCATTCCCTGCTATGTAGACCAATTTTACCCAAAAATTGGTATTGCTACACTTGAGTTATTGCAAAAATTAGGCTGTGATGTTGATTTTCCAATGAAGCAGACATGCTGCGGACAGCCGATGGCAAATAGCGGTTATCAGCATTTAACAGAAGGATGCGATGCTAATTTTATTGCTAATTTCACCGGTTTTGATTACATTGTCTGTCCTTCGGGAAGCTGTGTGATGCACGTAAAAGAACATCTGCACAGTGATACCAACAAAGAATTAGCTGCAAAAATCCGATCTACTGTTTACGAGTTAACCGAATTTATTACCGATGTTTTAAAAATTGAAAGTATAGAAGGTGATTTTCCATTTAAAGTAGGAATGCATCAAAGCTGTCATGGACAGAGAGGACTGAAACTTTCGCAGATGAGTGAATTAAATGCTCCGTCCTTTTCAAAACCCAGACAGTTATTAACCAAAATTAAAGGGATCGATTTGGTATCCTTATCCCGAAAAGATGAATGCTGCGGTTTTGGAGGTACTTTTTGTGTGACCGAAGAAGCCATTTCTGTTAAAATGGGGCAAGACCGAATCAAAGATCACGAAAAACATCAGGTTGATTATATTACCGGTGCAGACATGTCCTGTTTAATGCATTTAGAGGGGATTCTGCGAAGACAGCAAAGCCCGATAAAAACTATTCATATCGCAGAAATTTTAAATACTTTAAAAAGGTAAACACGATGAAAAAGGTAATCTCAATTTTATTAGTCGTTTGTGCCTTTTGTTTTTTTTCATTTAATGCTCAAAAAGATACAGTTACTTTAATTGGAGTAAAAGTAAAAGCTCCATTTGAAATGCCTGAAATTTTCATTCCAAATTTTAAGAATTGTAAAAAGTTAACCATTACTGATTTTGGTGCGGTACAAGGCGATAAAAATAAAAATTCAGAAGCTATAGCCCAAGCTATTGATAAGGCTAATAAAATGGGAGGCGGTATTGTAGTAATTCCAAAAGGAGAATGGATTACCGGTAAAGTTCACTTTAAAAGCAATGTTAATCTGCATTTAGAAAAAGGCGCTGTTCTTTTATTTTCAGAAAATCCTAATGATTATCTGCCTGCTGTCAAAAGTACTTGGGAAGGTTATGAATGTTTAAATTATTCTCCATTAATTTATGCCTATCAATGCAAAAATGTTGCTATCACTGGTGAAGGAGAATTGAAAGCGAAGATGGATGTCTGGACCGAATGGTTTAAACGCCCTAAAGCGCACATGGAAAGCCTTAAACGATTATATTATCTTGCTTCTTATGAAAAGCCGATGGAAGAGAGATTAATGGTGAATGACACTGCTCATCTTCGCCCTCAGTTTATTCAGTTTAACCGCTGCCAGAATATATTGATGGATGGCGTTTCAATCACCAATAGCCCGTTTTGGACCATTCATCCTTTTTTATCCAAAGATGTTGTGCTTAGAAACCTTAAAGTATATGCACACGGACATAATAATGATGGTGTCGATCCGGAGATGGCCCAAAATGTGTTAATCGAAAATTGCGTATTTGACCAGGGGGATGATGCCATTGCTATAAAATCAGGCTGCGGACAAAATGCCTGGCGATTAAATACACCTTCAAAAAATATTGTTATCCGAAATTGCACGGTCAAAAACGGCCACCAATTGGTCGCAATAGGAAGTGAATTGTCCGGAGGTATCGAAAATGTATTTATCGATAAATGCAATGTAGTTGACGGTGCAAAGCTAAATCATCTATTGTATATAAAAACCAACGAACGAAGAGGCGGTTTTGTAAACAATATTTATGTCAGCAATGTAGCTTCTGGTAAAATCGATCTGGGAATACTTGGGATTGAGACTGATGTATTGTACCAATGGAGGGATTTGGTGCCGACCATTGAAAGAAGACTCACACCAATAAAAAATGTATATCTCGAAAATGTGAATGCTGCGAATGTGAAATTTACTGCACGAATATTAGGTCAGAAAGAATTACCCGTAGAGAATATATTTCTAAAAAATGTAAAAGCAGAAACCATTACTGATAAAAAATACATTACCGAAAACGTATTGAATTTTTCTGATAAAGAATAAAAAAGGCAAAATGAGTTCAAATAAAACGATACCGCACAGTGAAGCCGCTGCCATTTTTAATAAAAATGTAGAGCGTGTCAATTGGCATGACGAAACGCTTTGGTTTGTTCGTGAAAAAAGAGATAGATCTGCACATCAGATTCCGGAATGGGAACTGCTTAGAGAAACAGCATCAAAAATAAAATTCAATGTGCTTTCAAATATCCATGATTATTTGGTGGAATTTGAAACCAATGCTCAAAAGAATGGAATTATTGTTCACTGGGCTGCCAATGCCGAGGAGCATAATGTTATTGTTCATTCGATATTAGAAAAGCATAACATTAAGCAAATGGTAAAATCTAAATCGATGCTTACCGAAGAATGCCATTTGAATGATTATCTGACAGAGCGAGGCATTGATGTTATAGATTCGGATTTAGGAGAGCGCATTGTTCAGCTTCGTAACGAACCGCCAAGCCATATCGTTCTGCCTGCTATTCATCTAAAAAAAGAAGATGTAAGTGAAACTTTCCATGAACATCTTGGAACAGAAAAAGGAAATATTGATCCGCAGTATTTAACCGAATCTGCCCGTCATCATTTAAGAGATGTTTTTTTGACGCGTAAAGCTGCCCTAACAGGAGTAAATTTTGCAGTTGCCGAAACTGGTGAATTCGTGGTTTGTACCAATGAAGGAAATGCAGATATGGGTGCGCACTTAGCTGACGTTCATATAGCCTGTATGGGATTTGAAAAATTAATTCCGCAGCGTGAGCATTTAGGGGTTTTCCTGCGATTATTGGCAAGAAGCGCCACTGGACAGCCTATAACAACGTTTTCCAGCCACTTCAAAAAACCAAGAGACGGCAAAGAGATTCATATCGTTATCGTTGATAATGGAAGAAGTGAGCAGTTAGGAAGAGAAGATTTTAGAAATTCATTGAAATGTATCCGCTGTGGTGCCTGCATGAATACCTGCCCAGTGTACAGACGAAGCGGAGGACATAGTTACCACAATGCAGTTGCAGGACCAATTGGTTCGATTTTGGCTCCTAATCTGGACATGAAAAAGAATGCTGATTTACCTTTTGCCAGTACTTTATGCGGTTCCTGCACAAATGTATGCCCTGTAAAAATTGATATTCATGATCAGTTATACAAATGGAGACAGGTTTTAGTAAAAGAGGGTTATACTCCAAAAGCCAAAACGATAGCTATGAAAACTATGGCAACAGTTTTAGCTAATCCTACGGTATTTGAAATTGCTGGTATATCCGGCCGTTTTGCAATGAAGAATCTGCCTGGTCTGGTAAATAATAAACTGAATAAATGGTACGACCAGAGGGAAATGCCTAAAGTTCCTGAAGAATCTTTTAGGGAATGGTACAAGAAAAACGGTAAAGCAGCTAAAGGGAAAAATGATGAGCAGTAAAGAATCTATTTTACAAAAAATAAAACAGAATCAGCCAAAAGAGCTGAATGAACTTCCAAGTTTAGAACCTTTAAAAGAATCTGATTTGGATGTTTTAGAGCAGTATAAAACGATTTTAAAAGGCATTGGAGGGGATTTTGAAGAAGTATCAAGTTATGCTGAAATTGTTACTTTTGTTAAAGAAAATTTCGATATCAGTAAACGTATACTAACGACTCTTCCAGAACTTTCTGAAGTTGCAAATTTGGATTGGACCAACGACGATCCTCATTCTCTGCAGAATGCCGAACTTATTCTCGTTAAAGCGCATTTTGGCGTAGCCGAAAACAGTGCACTTTGGGTTACAGATGACTTAATGGGACAAAGGGTTTCGACTTTTATCCCGCAGTATTTAGCAATAGTTGTTAATAAAAAAGATATTGTTGCCAAAATGCATCAGGCTTATGACCGT of Flavobacterium marginilacus contains these proteins:
- a CDS encoding LutC/YkgG family protein, with the translated sequence MMSSKESILQKIKQNQPKELNELPSLEPLKESDLDVLEQYKTILKGIGGDFEEVSSYAEIVTFVKENFDISKRILTTLPELSEVANLDWTNDDPHSLQNAELILVKAHFGVAENSALWVTDDLMGQRVSTFIPQYLAIVVNKKDIVAKMHQAYDRIGNQEYGFGTFIAGPSKTADIEQSLVLGAHGARGLTVFLME
- a CDS encoding (Fe-S)-binding protein, whose protein sequence is MRIGLFIPCYVDQFYPKIGIATLELLQKLGCDVDFPMKQTCCGQPMANSGYQHLTEGCDANFIANFTGFDYIVCPSGSCVMHVKEHLHSDTNKELAAKIRSTVYELTEFITDVLKIESIEGDFPFKVGMHQSCHGQRGLKLSQMSELNAPSFSKPRQLLTKIKGIDLVSLSRKDECCGFGGTFCVTEEAISVKMGQDRIKDHEKHQVDYITGADMSCLMHLEGILRRQQSPIKTIHIAEILNTLKR
- a CDS encoding FGGY-family carbohydrate kinase, whose protein sequence is MIKVNAVFDIGKTNKKFFLFDDDYNEVYRDYVNLPLTVDEDGFETEDLAALKRWIKDTFDSVLESAEFDVRTLNFSSYGASLVHLDYKGKPLTPLYNYIKELPEEILEDFYSKYGDALTFGAETASPPQSGLLNSGMQLYWIKKTKPEIFAQIKCSLHLPQYLSYLFTGIPVSEYTSIGCHTNLWNYEHEEYHKWVHDEGIDKILPPIVPTSASINTIYKNKKIKIGVGIHDSSSALLPYVLSKKKPFLLLSTGTWSIALNPFNSENLNKEDISNNCLNYLRIDGKRVKASRFFMGNEYRLQVEKLCEYYKKEYGYHREVKFDQNIYLNLIEKPAVYFKFEGISLQRLPQKTELNLFDTFEEAYHQLMIELMELQVDTINKAIGNSKIKKIFIDGGFTDNDVFMKLMSHHFSSFKVLSTHSPLGSALGAAMVISEKQITSQFLKENYRMKKLVPLLF
- a CDS encoding glycoside hydrolase family 28 protein, which gives rise to MKKVISILLVVCAFCFFSFNAQKDTVTLIGVKVKAPFEMPEIFIPNFKNCKKLTITDFGAVQGDKNKNSEAIAQAIDKANKMGGGIVVIPKGEWITGKVHFKSNVNLHLEKGAVLLFSENPNDYLPAVKSTWEGYECLNYSPLIYAYQCKNVAITGEGELKAKMDVWTEWFKRPKAHMESLKRLYYLASYEKPMEERLMVNDTAHLRPQFIQFNRCQNILMDGVSITNSPFWTIHPFLSKDVVLRNLKVYAHGHNNDGVDPEMAQNVLIENCVFDQGDDAIAIKSGCGQNAWRLNTPSKNIVIRNCTVKNGHQLVAIGSELSGGIENVFIDKCNVVDGAKLNHLLYIKTNERRGGFVNNIYVSNVASGKIDLGILGIETDVLYQWRDLVPTIERRLTPIKNVYLENVNAANVKFTARILGQKELPVENIFLKNVKAETITDKKYITENVLNFSDKE
- a CDS encoding lactate utilization protein B, with the translated sequence MSSNKTIPHSEAAAIFNKNVERVNWHDETLWFVREKRDRSAHQIPEWELLRETASKIKFNVLSNIHDYLVEFETNAQKNGIIVHWAANAEEHNVIVHSILEKHNIKQMVKSKSMLTEECHLNDYLTERGIDVIDSDLGERIVQLRNEPPSHIVLPAIHLKKEDVSETFHEHLGTEKGNIDPQYLTESARHHLRDVFLTRKAALTGVNFAVAETGEFVVCTNEGNADMGAHLADVHIACMGFEKLIPQREHLGVFLRLLARSATGQPITTFSSHFKKPRDGKEIHIVIVDNGRSEQLGREDFRNSLKCIRCGACMNTCPVYRRSGGHSYHNAVAGPIGSILAPNLDMKKNADLPFASTLCGSCTNVCPVKIDIHDQLYKWRQVLVKEGYTPKAKTIAMKTMATVLANPTVFEIAGISGRFAMKNLPGLVNNKLNKWYDQREMPKVPEESFREWYKKNGKAAKGKNDEQ